One part of the Engraulis encrasicolus isolate BLACKSEA-1 chromosome 17, IST_EnEncr_1.0, whole genome shotgun sequence genome encodes these proteins:
- the LOC134467947 gene encoding mucosal pentraxin-like isoform X1 — MRDEEPYQALCTSQEETVDHSEPRLDSEAKSGVYMVYNTATSPATGRSWVILKALVAVLGLLCVLLVIGIAVLLTGNTSCSTPPPQNGAYGNQDYHDMQNKKLCFPKHSDDSFVKILLDYKEPLTHLTLCMRYFTQFSRKEQSLFSMATRSYSNAFLLFIERNGKFSFEVNHDSIWTNIASPPGQWNSVCASWNVCGTTEMWLNGKKFSLQRISTGRGIDTQAIIKIGQEQDSYGGSLDITQCFVGEISDVYLWGHGKTTTLVSQFLQTQRSSFDDSFLINWRAFNYTSLSGHASVISNSSVCDVD; from the exons ATGAGGGACGAGGAGCCGTATCAGGCACTTTGCACATCTCAAGAGGAGACAGTTGACCACAGTGAGCCAAGactggattcagaagctaaaaGCGGGGTCTACATGGTCTAcaacactgcaacatctccaGCCACAG GCCGTTCTTGGGTCATACTCAAGGCTCTGGTGGCAGTATTGGGCCTGCTGTGTGTACTTCTGGTGATCGGCATAGCAGTGCTTTTGACTGGCAACACGTCGTGCAGCACTCCTCCACCCCAAAATGGGGCCTATGGCAATCAAGATTACCATG ACATGCAGAACAAGAAACTTTGCTTTCCCAAGCACTCAGACGATTCCTTTGTCAAGATCCTGCTCGACTACAAGGAGCCCCTCACCCACTTGACGCTGTGCATGCGCTACTTCACCCAGTTCTCCCGCAAGGAGcagtctctcttctccatggccaCGCGCTCGTACAGCAACGCCTTCCTGCTCTTCATCGAGCGCAACGGCAAGTTCTCCTTCGAGGTCAACCACGACTCCATATGGACCAACATCGCCAGCCCGCCGGGCCAGTGGAACTCTGTGTGCGCCAGCTGGAACGTTTGCGGGACGACCGAGATGTGGCTGAACGGGAAGAAGTTCAGCCTCCAGAGGATATCCACAG GCCGAGGCATCGACACCCAGGCCATCATCAAGATTGGCCAGGAGCAGGACAGCTACGGAGGCAGTTTAGACATCACACAGTGTTTTGTTGGCGAGATCAGTGACGTTTACCTATGGGGACACGGGAAGACCACCACCCTCGTCTCTCAGTTCTTGCAGACACAGCGCTCCAGTTTTGACGACAGCTTTTTGATCAACTGGAGGGCATTCAACTACACCAGCTTGTCGGGGCACGCCTCTGTCATATCCAACTCATCTGTGTGTGATGTTGATTGA
- the LOC134467947 gene encoding mucosal pentraxin-like isoform X2, whose amino-acid sequence MCRSWVILKALVAVLGLLCVLLVIGIAVLLTGNTSCSTPPPQNGAYGNQDYHDMQNKKLCFPKHSDDSFVKILLDYKEPLTHLTLCMRYFTQFSRKEQSLFSMATRSYSNAFLLFIERNGKFSFEVNHDSIWTNIASPPGQWNSVCASWNVCGTTEMWLNGKKFSLQRISTGRGIDTQAIIKIGQEQDSYGGSLDITQCFVGEISDVYLWGHGKTTTLVSQFLQTQRSSFDDSFLINWRAFNYTSLSGHASVISNSSVCDVD is encoded by the exons atGT GCCGTTCTTGGGTCATACTCAAGGCTCTGGTGGCAGTATTGGGCCTGCTGTGTGTACTTCTGGTGATCGGCATAGCAGTGCTTTTGACTGGCAACACGTCGTGCAGCACTCCTCCACCCCAAAATGGGGCCTATGGCAATCAAGATTACCATG ACATGCAGAACAAGAAACTTTGCTTTCCCAAGCACTCAGACGATTCCTTTGTCAAGATCCTGCTCGACTACAAGGAGCCCCTCACCCACTTGACGCTGTGCATGCGCTACTTCACCCAGTTCTCCCGCAAGGAGcagtctctcttctccatggccaCGCGCTCGTACAGCAACGCCTTCCTGCTCTTCATCGAGCGCAACGGCAAGTTCTCCTTCGAGGTCAACCACGACTCCATATGGACCAACATCGCCAGCCCGCCGGGCCAGTGGAACTCTGTGTGCGCCAGCTGGAACGTTTGCGGGACGACCGAGATGTGGCTGAACGGGAAGAAGTTCAGCCTCCAGAGGATATCCACAG GCCGAGGCATCGACACCCAGGCCATCATCAAGATTGGCCAGGAGCAGGACAGCTACGGAGGCAGTTTAGACATCACACAGTGTTTTGTTGGCGAGATCAGTGACGTTTACCTATGGGGACACGGGAAGACCACCACCCTCGTCTCTCAGTTCTTGCAGACACAGCGCTCCAGTTTTGACGACAGCTTTTTGATCAACTGGAGGGCATTCAACTACACCAGCTTGTCGGGGCACGCCTCTGTCATATCCAACTCATCTGTGTGTGATGTTGATTGA
- the syt5b gene encoding synaptotagmin Vb, whose product MRIPKMRLRSRRAAEPRERESEEREEEEEEEEEREKEREREREERPPHHLSPPHISPHHNYDHMKSKFMNEIGHLPMPTWAVVTIVLVVFALIGSFGFCFWKKCMGEKKKSKKGEERRRKGGGGRRRKGEQQGEGEEGEKKDGDKKEGEEEKENLGKLEFTLDYNFTDTQLSVGVLQAQDLPAMDIGGTSDPYVKVYLLPDKKKKFETKVQRKNLCPVFNETFVFKIPYAELGGKTLILQVFDFDRFGKHDVIGQIAIPMSSVDLAQPMHEWRDLENGEKEEAEKLGDICISLRYVPTAGKLTVCIMEAKNLKKMDVGGLSDPFVKIVLQHQGKRLKKKKTTVKKNTLNPYFNESFSFEIPFAQIQKVQVIITVYDYDKLGSNDPIGKIFIGYGATGIGLKHWSDMLANPRRPIAQWHTLQPEEEIDAALKAPVR is encoded by the exons ATGAGGATCCCAAAAATGAGACTGCGCAGCAGGAGAGCCGCCGAACCAAGAGAGAGGGAATCAGAGgaacgagaagaagaagaagaggaggaggaagaaagagagaaggagagggagagggagagagaagagcgacCACCACACCACCTTTCTCCCCCGCACATTTCTCCACACCACAACTACGACCACATGAAGTCGAAGTTCATGAATGAGATTGGCCACCTACCAA TGCCCACGTGGGCTGTGGTGACCATTGTGCTGGTGGTCTTCGCCCTGATCGGCTCCTTCGGGTTCTGCTTCTGGAAGAAGTGTatgggagagaagaaaaaatccaagaagggagaggaaaggaggaggaaaggaggaggaggacggcggaggaaaggagagcagcaaggagaaggagaagagggagagaagaag GATGGGGATAAGAAAGAgggcgaggaggagaaggagaacttGGGAAAACTGGAGTTTACTCTGGACTACAACTTCACCGATACccag CTAAGTGTCGGAGTCCTCCAAGCCCAGGACCTGCCTGCCATGGACATCGGCGGCACGTCAGACCCCTATGTCAAAGTCTACCTCCTGCCTGACAAGAAGAAGAAGTTTGAGACCAAAGTGCAGCGCAAAAACCTGTGTCCTGTTTTCAACGAGACGTTCGTGTTTAAG ATCCCATATGCTGAGCTCGGGGGCAAGACCCTTATTCTGCAGGTGTTTGATTTCGACCGTTTCGGGAAGCATGACGTTATCGGCCAAATAGCCATCCCCATGAGCAGTGTGGACCTGGCCCAGCCCATGCACGAGTGGAGAGACCTGGAGAacggggagaaagaggag GCGGAGAAGCTGGGTGATATCTGCATCTCCCTCCGCTACGTCCCCACCGCAGGGAAACTCACAGTGTGCATCATGGAGGCCAAGAACCTCAAGAAGATGGACGTGGGTGGATTATCTG ATCCTTTTGTGAAAATTGTGCTGCAGCACCAAGGCAAAcgcttgaagaagaagaagaccacCGTGAAGAAGAACACGCTGAACCCTTACTTTAACGAGAGCTTCAGCTTTGAAATCCCCTTTGCACAAATACAG AAAGTCCAGGTTATCATCACCGTTTACGACTACGACAAGCTGGGCAGCAACGATCCCATCGGCAAGATTTTCATTGGCTATGGCGCTACGGGCATTGGCTTGAAACATTGGTCAGACATGCTGGCCAATCCCAGGCGTCCGATCGCCCAGTGGCACACCCTGCAGCCGGAGGAGGAGATTGATGCTGCGCTCAAGGCCCCGGTCCGCTAG